The Pseudomonas sp. TH06 genome contains the following window.
ACTCTCTTGCCAATCTTTTCTGTTGATGTGAATTCATGAGCCAGACCGCGACCATTTTGGTCATCGACGACGAACCGCAGATCCGCAAGTTCCTGCGCATCAGCCTCGCCTCACAAGGCTACAAAGTGCTCGAGGCCGGCACCGGCGCCGAGGGTCTGGCGCAGGCGGCGCTGAACAAACCGGACTTGCTGGTGCTCGACCTCGGCCTGCCGGACATGGATGGCCAGCAAGTGCTGCGCGAGTTCCGCGAGTGGGCCACGGCGCCCGTGCTGGTGCTGTCGGTGCGCGCCAGCGAAGGGCAGAAAGTCCAGGCGCTGGATGGCGGCGCCAATGACTACGTGACCAAACCGTTCGGCATTCAGGAGTTTCTTGCCCGGGTGCGCGCATTGTTACGCCAGGCGCCGGCGGGCGAGGCGCAGCAAGCGGCGCTGAATTTCGGCCCGTTGACGGTGGATCTGGCGTATCGGCGCGTCCTGCTGGACGGCGCCGAAGTGGCGCTGACCCGCAAGGAATACGCCGTGCTGGCGCAACTGGCGCGGCATCCGGGGCGAGTGATCACGCAGCAGCAATTGCTCAAGGATATC
Protein-coding sequences here:
- a CDS encoding response regulator, with amino-acid sequence MSQTATILVIDDEPQIRKFLRISLASQGYKVLEAGTGAEGLAQAALNKPDLLVLDLGLPDMDGQQVLREFREWATAPVLVLSVRASEGQKVQALDGGANDYVTKPFGIQEFLARVRALLRQAPAGEAQQAALNFGPLTVDLAYRRVLLDGAEVALTRKEYAVLAQLARHPGRVITQQQLLKDIWGPTHTEDSHYLRIVVGHLRQKLADDPTQPRFIVTEAGVGYRLLSDNSL